The Micropterus dolomieu isolate WLL.071019.BEF.003 ecotype Adirondacks linkage group LG22, ASM2129224v1, whole genome shotgun sequence genome contains a region encoding:
- the nts gene encoding neurotensin/neuromedin N isoform X2 — protein sequence MQAQLACMLLLCFTCGGLCTDVDQDQRALEEELLSSLFTSKMKQNKQSAPYWRVSLANLCRMVSSLRQEAWSGEEKEDGELREGSHQLLEELYNLQRICQALQSREERLLHDSLEYLEENSDTPLKRKSPYILKRQAAHTTKSRRPYILKRSTIY from the exons ATGCAGGCACAGTTGGCGTGTATGCTTCTCCTCTGTTTCACATGTGGTGGACTTTGCACAG ATGTCGACCAGGATCAGCGAGCGCTAGAAGAGGAGCTACTCAGCAGTCTCTTTACTTCCAAG ATGAAACAGAATAAACAGAGTGCCCCCTACTGGCGTGTGTCGCTGGCCAATCTGTGCAGGATGGTGAGCAGCCTGCGGCAGGAGGCATGGAGTGGTGAGGAGAAGGAGGACGGAGAGCTGAGGGAGGGGAGCCACCAGCTGCTGGAGGAGTTGTACAACCTGCAACGCATCTGCCAAGCGCTGCAGAGCCGGGAGGAGAGG CTACTCCATGACTCCCTAGAATATTTAGAGGAGAACAGTGACACTCCTCTGAAACGGAAATCACCCTACATACTGAAGAGGCAAGCTGCACACACCACAAAGTCCCGAAGGCCATACATCTTAAAACGAAGTACAATTTACTGA
- the nts gene encoding neurotensin/neuromedin N isoform X1, whose translation MFLIKMQAQLACMLLLCFTCGGLCTDVDQDQRALEEELLSSLFTSKMKQNKQSAPYWRVSLANLCRMVSSLRQEAWSGEEKEDGELREGSHQLLEELYNLQRICQALQSREERLLHDSLEYLEENSDTPLKRKSPYILKRQAAHTTKSRRPYILKRSTIY comes from the exons atgtttctcATCAAGATGCAGGCACAGTTGGCGTGTATGCTTCTCCTCTGTTTCACATGTGGTGGACTTTGCACAG ATGTCGACCAGGATCAGCGAGCGCTAGAAGAGGAGCTACTCAGCAGTCTCTTTACTTCCAAG ATGAAACAGAATAAACAGAGTGCCCCCTACTGGCGTGTGTCGCTGGCCAATCTGTGCAGGATGGTGAGCAGCCTGCGGCAGGAGGCATGGAGTGGTGAGGAGAAGGAGGACGGAGAGCTGAGGGAGGGGAGCCACCAGCTGCTGGAGGAGTTGTACAACCTGCAACGCATCTGCCAAGCGCTGCAGAGCCGGGAGGAGAGG CTACTCCATGACTCCCTAGAATATTTAGAGGAGAACAGTGACACTCCTCTGAAACGGAAATCACCCTACATACTGAAGAGGCAAGCTGCACACACCACAAAGTCCCGAAGGCCATACATCTTAAAACGAAGTACAATTTACTGA
- the rassf9 gene encoding ras association domain-containing protein 9, producing MAPFGKNFLKARLKNRTKDAEPVVGKEIQVTVCNEEKVICGVTKHTTCADMIQALLDDHKSVPESKRLLHGEPKDFCLVERWKGFERALPPLTRILRLWYAWGDQRPAIQFILVKTSDFVPQPTNKGGKSKGAKPKRWEQGRAQYTQSLPVERQKRMVKKAFRKLEKIHKDSKSSQGADEIDRMVQLILNQDHTIREQIQSMRELDLEIERFQLQAQKEAESESSLALASGQSLEMHSDKQLHEYLYTSDGVEQLELQVQRHQELILQLSQSIDAELRRANFPLNSEEQEGAATASWIPLETDESFYTAELERLQDELKRSLFTGVSLHNQTAEIEKQLKYYGATLVSKDQECWQLAAQLSSLQIEDREEEEETIPVPLKSETQCNISQTVKLKHTLSPPDITDTDSDTGISSTHSQDSLSPCLEFPPPLDTDV from the exons ATGGCTCCGTTTGGAAAAAACTTCTTGAAAGCTCGACTGAAAAACAG GACAAAAGATGCCGAGCCTGTGGTGGGAAAGGAGATTCAGGTTACTGTCTGCAACGAGGAGAAAGTCATCTGTGGAGTAACAAAGCACACAACATGTGCAGATATGATTCAGGCATTACTGGATGATCACAAGTCAGTCCCAGAAAGCAAGCGGCTCCTGCACGGGGAACCAAAAGACTTCTGTCTCGTTGAGCGGTGGAAGGGTTTTGAGAGAGCCTTGCCTCCTCTCACCAGAATCCTGAGACTCTGGTATGCCTGGGGTGACCAGAGACCCGCCATCCAATTTATTCTGGTCAAAACTAGTGATTTTGTTCCTCAGCCCACCAACAAGGGTGGAAAGTCCAAGGGGGCCAAACCAAAGAGATGGGAGCAGGGTCGCGCTCAGTACACCCAGTCTCTGCCGGTTGAGAGGCAAAAGCGAATGGTGAAGAAAGCTTTCCGGAAGCTGGAAAAGATTCATAAGGACAGCAAGAGCTCCCAGGGTGCTGACGAGATCGACAGGATGGTGCAGCTTATTCTCAACCAGGACCACACCATCCGAGAGCAGATCCAAAGCATGAGAGAGCTGGATTTGGAGATCGAGCGGTTTCAGCTACAAGCTCAGAAAGAAGCGGAGTCTGAGAGTTCACTAGCTCTCGCTAGTGGTCAGAGTTTGGAGATGCACAGTGACAAGCAGCTGCACGAGTACCTGTACACAAGTGATGGAGTCGAACAGCTTGAGCTGCAAGTTCAGAGGCACCAGGAGCTTATCCTCCAGTTGTCCCAGAGTATTGACGCTGAGCTAAGGAGGGCAAACTTCCCTCTGAACAGTGAAGAACAGGAAGGAGCTGCGACTGCTTCCTGGATCCCCTTGGAAACCGATGAATCATTCTACACTGCTGAACTCGAGAGGTTGCAGGATGAACTGAAGCGCAGCCTCTTTACTGGTGTGTCTCTTCACAATCAAACTGCAGAAATAGAAAAGCAGCTGAAGTACTATGGTGCTACGCTAGTCTCCAAGGATCAGGAGTGCTGGCAGCTGGCTGCCCAGCTGAGCTCATTGCAAATtgaggacagagaagaggaggaggagaccaTTCCTGTCCCTCTGAAAAGTGAGACTCAGTGCAACATCTCACAGACAGTGAAACTCAAACACACCCTGTCCCCTCCAGACATTACAGATACAGACTCAGACACTGGGATTAGCTCCACACACAGTCAAGACTCACTGTCACCATGTCTCGAATTCCCTCCCCCACTGGACACAGACGTCTGA